From the genome of Medicago truncatula cultivar Jemalong A17 chromosome 2, MtrunA17r5.0-ANR, whole genome shotgun sequence:
gtgagatgggatctcagatctaggagttccttgATTGAAGTCagtacgggtaggtcctaggtcattagtgcaaacgaggagtttgctgagagctcttgaataaggactacactagtggattttcTTCCTGGCTTAGTAGCCCCCCATAGTAGGTGACATtgcaccgaactgggttaacaaactcACTTTGCCATTTTCTTTCCTGTctgttatttttgttatattttatatcTGTTAGCTTAATGTTCTGATCATCTTATTCAACATCCGTGTTCTGTGTAACTGATGTTGGAACATCGCGTAGAACATCTTAAGTCTAACGTGCCAGAATTTCAATTGCTattgtatttattttgattttcatggtcataaatatcattcatttattttgtgtaacttATTAAGTTTTCTTCAACCTTTTAGTGTATCTCCAATGAAGGTTTCATAGTTAATGAacatttatgttaattttttagcCTATCAGGGTACCTGATGTGCCAAAATGGATAGTATTGATAAAAGGTGATGATATAAAGtaggtttaattacactttttgtcctaccattttgaccaactcatgAAAATGGtcatatcttttttaaatcgaacaaaatcgtccttaaactatatgtttttttttgcagttttagtcctatctccctatttccaactccagaaaatgcacagaaatgacagttttagtccaaccacctatgctcaaccatgaaataaacaaagaataaaacacgtgggtacaaggaatctactttattcagcacactaacctaatttccgatgcatgttacatacctgaaacatgtcttagaaattatggtttttcttggtttgtgtcttaaaggactaacttggaaattatgtcaaactaaaaggatcaAAAATGGTCTTTGGCATCTTTAATATTAGCGATTTCCGGTTTACCCTTCTGTAAAAAAACTGTTTAGATTTCAACGccctgtaatttgaagattatttGGTTTTGTACCTACATGAATTTTGACTACAAAATCTATgatatggcagggggtaaaTCGAAATTCTTTCAAATTACATGGGCGAAAGTACctgaaattttgtaatttaatgtggtaaaaaatcaaagaatctttaAATTACAGAGTTTAattctaaacaattttttttacaagagttaAACCGGACATCGCTGATATTAGGTATATTAAACAATGTACGTTGAGGGTAAAATTTTAACTTGGAAATTCGCGATTTCAAAGTTGTATGATATGATTGGTTATACATTGGGTAAAATTTTAAACAAAGAAAGTGTCGGTAACGTTGATGATTTGTAACGTGAAAAAATGTACGTTGAGGGTATGAGATGGCCAATCGATGGTGATATCCTAACGGCATAAACTACGACATCCAATGGTTATAAAGCTTTTAGTCTCTTATCTTGGCTTTTTTCaactttgaattttaaaaacaaaacatagtatagtatattaataataattcaattcaatatggTCATacttaattaattgaatatatcTTTCCAACTTTAGAGGGAAAAGAaatctcaaaattaaaaaattatgctAAACAAGCCATTCAAAAATGTCCACACAAAGTACAAAAATCAAAACGTCTTATCTGCCTATCTATCCACATAGAAATGTATGCAATTTGGatatttgatatataatatccaaatttaaatgattcatattattatatcattattGTTATGCCATTTTGTAGCTTCTTTCCTAGCCTCTCCTcgtataatataattattataaatgtaatatatCTTAGCATTTGGTGTGGATGTATATTCTTATCTAAccttctcactcaaacctctcTTCTTTGTCTctactttttatcttttttctttggGTTTTATCTCTTCTCTTGCATCTCTACCTTGCTCCCACCACAAGGTAATTATCAACATCacacttttctttttcattatttcctattttattttctatgttGTTTTCACTTATATGCTATAAAAATTGGGTATGCTTCTACACCATTTACTATAGCAACTTCTCTTACCTTGATTTTGGAGATTTCTTTgctctctctttctctataaCCTTATCTTTCATCTTGCTTTTGTGGGTGAGTCTTCACTTTGCACTCAAATTAATgcttacatattttatatattaattgatCAATCTTCATTAAATGGAATGTTTTGATTTGTGTATGGTATAtcaatttgttttgttgaatagGTAAAGGAGATGGCAGAGTTTAACAGAGAAGAATATTTTGCTGCCAATAACATTGAGGTACATAACCTAACCTCAACTCATctggtttatttatttaaccaTATAGATACATGAAATACTTTTCACATTTCTATAATCTCAATTTCTCACCTTATATTTTCACATTAAATATACACCCGTTAATATTATGCGACTAAAAAGAAATGACGAAACTACAATAAACACATTTTAATCTCTTGTAATGTGGCGAACTAATGTTCAAATCCTGATCACAATGTTTAAATGGTAACGAAAATTAAAGGAGAAAAAGATACATGCACATGTGGAATTCCAATTGTGCACATTACTTGTACCAACGTACTCTTTTTTTTCATCATGTTTGTACCATGTACTTAGTACTTCAATTGTGTCTATCATACATGCATCTAGGCGATCTGAAATTATATTGGTTGTCTAGTTTCTGGTAGCAGTCATATCATACAAATTATAGTAacatagaatagaatattgtgTGAATTCACGTTTGACCATGTTTTACTTTCATTTCCATGTGtccaataaataaatgattttataatttttacagTTGCTCATTATTCATgatctacatttttttagaggatttcaTGACCTAGATACATACATTTACATTGTAAAAGGGcatatatattgttattattaatttataccTACTTATATTTATTTACAGCTTTCACAATAAGTTTATAAagcttttttaaaattaagaaaaagggTGAGAGATTTTAGCATGAAGATATTTTTGGGGATCCAATTAAATTGTCGGTTAGAAAGTTCTAAGGGGTCCCTACATTATGAGGATGTCACAACATAGTTAACAAAGAAAAATTCActatacaaaacaaaacaagccTAACTGGCTGTAGGGCTATCATGCAAATCATGTGAACCTTATTTCTCCCAAACATGAGCTTCTCATgccaataataattaattcttgctttctttttttatatataaaaaaagaaagaatataatTTAGATCTTCTAGAATATCCTCTCCCTACTACACATAAGAAATTAACAACCATTGACTGTTGTATAATGTATACCTTTTCTTGCACTAACAATGTCTTGAATTTATCTTGTGGTTGGTGAGATTTGTCCCTAACTTTTATAATactgaataaaatatttcttttaattctttttgttggaaataatttctttttttttttttttttttttttgtaaattagtCAACATCCGTGGGCAAGAAGTATGGTGGGCTTGTCCCAAAGAAAAAGCCTTTGATATCCAAAGTAAGCCTATAttgaaaaaacaacatttttttatacaataattgaataataattCACCCATtcattgttttactttttttgttaaCAAGTTCCAACTGAATCTAAtgatttttccttctcttttttttttttttttgttttgttaaaaaggATAATGAAAGGGCATTTTTTGATTCAGCAGACTGGGCATTATGCAaggtatttttcaattttaaattaaatagtaaaacatataacaaaattcattttctaatATGGATATATAATTTGTTGGAATTTAATCTCTACAGCAAGGTGCTGGAATGAATCAACAATCTACAGCAGCCGTAGAGACCCTACGACCAAAACTACAggtacattttttaaattattattagcatttttttaaaagtattattagaatttatttattttgtgcatATTTATCCatttttcctctattttttatttttattttttaaaacagagAACTCCACATCAGCAGCTTCCCCCAAGAAGACCTGCATGCACATCTGGTTGAGATAAATTCGTGAGTTAC
Proteins encoded in this window:
- the LOC11413920 gene encoding uncharacterized protein encodes the protein MAEFNREEYFAANNIESTSVGKKYGGLVPKKKPLISKDNERAFFDSADWALCKQGAGMNQQSTAAVETLRPKLQRTPHQQLPPRRPACTSG